One genomic window of Micromonospora sp. WMMD1128 includes the following:
- a CDS encoding IS110 family transposase produces the protein MDIGKTHHHVAAVDGEGRLVYSRRVANDETSLLTVMAEVSTHGRAVCWAVDVTTGLSALLLTLLWRRQVQVRYVSGTVAFHMAAAFAGENKTDARDAVVIAQTIRMRPDIPVLEPSDRLLAELTVLTGYRGDLVGQRVATLFRLQELLTGISPALERGPWT, from the coding sequence GTGGACATCGGCAAGACCCACCACCACGTCGCCGCCGTCGACGGCGAAGGCCGGCTCGTCTACTCCCGCCGAGTAGCCAACGACGAGACCTCACTGCTCACCGTCATGGCCGAGGTGTCGACACACGGCCGTGCGGTCTGCTGGGCAGTCGACGTCACCACCGGCCTGTCCGCTCTCCTGCTGACCCTGCTCTGGCGCCGCCAGGTGCAGGTCCGCTATGTCTCCGGCACCGTCGCGTTCCACATGGCCGCCGCGTTCGCCGGAGAGAACAAGACCGACGCCCGCGACGCGGTCGTCATCGCACAGACGATCCGTATGCGCCCCGACATCCCCGTCCTGGAACCGTCTGACCGGCTCCTGGCCGAGCTAACCGTTTTGACGGGTTACCGCGGGGACCTCGTCGGGCAGCGCGTCGCCACCCTGTTCCGGTTGCAGGAACTCCTCACCGGGATCAGCCCCGCCCTCGAACGGGGGCCGTGGACCTGA
- a CDS encoding ABC transporter permease produces MLSIRRSAGAFIAVAVGVTLVTATTLLLASGRPQVPDRLAYAAVVVQSPEAGAPTDSFAPTRPWSAARTAELTSGLAEVPGVTAAVPDRTFYAQALVNGRPPATDAQREDSHQGHGWSSTRLGGLRLTAGEPPRRAGEVVVDSALGLPPGGPVTLLTAAGPEPHTVTGLVDAPGVYVADEVAAVLAPGVRAIGLLVAPGADPEAIAKAARGVLGRDGRALTGDGRAALEPRGDARTRWIGMQVLTATAALAGFVTVFVVASTFAITVAQRRRELGLLRAVGATPRQVHRMVHAEALVVGATAGLTGLLAGVALAPVLGGLLVDVGFEPATFRVRYEPWPVAVSIVAGPMIALLAVWSASRRAARVRPLEALREAAVEQRPIGRLRVATGVLLVAAGLALSLGTATADQARDAATFALYAVMALVAGATVLAPAAVGPVVRLLRSPVRRPGGAIGMLVRAGASTATRRTASIAAPVLLTVAFAVLISGMVRTTTAAYAASRADNVNAGWVVVPDRAPGLSDQVVAAVGGTALLPTTVFESDPDSSPANQPLTAHGVDPAGFAAANRALTVVAGSLDDLSGGDTVVLPASANRQPSEPYALVFADGEVVSLRVVAVVTDDSIPGDLLLPRSMVRSHDPSALTSAVYVQNRVDPPAGARIVDVAGWAAEADRAEDRLVWLFTLLLIGVSAGYGAVAVANTLLMAAAGRVVDLRLIRLAGATRRQVIWLVTAEAALVVLIGALLGGAVAFVGLLSVRAGLAEQAGVPVDLVVPWSVVGSVVGLCLLLAVLASALPTWRSLRHRPARSPVGIMG; encoded by the coding sequence GTGCTGAGCATCCGGCGGTCGGCCGGTGCGTTCATCGCCGTCGCCGTCGGCGTCACCCTGGTCACGGCGACCACCCTGCTGCTCGCCTCCGGCCGCCCACAGGTGCCCGATCGGCTGGCGTACGCAGCGGTCGTGGTGCAGAGCCCTGAGGCCGGTGCGCCGACCGACTCGTTCGCGCCCACCCGGCCGTGGTCGGCCGCCAGGACGGCGGAACTCACCAGCGGGCTGGCCGAGGTGCCGGGCGTTACGGCGGCAGTGCCGGACCGGACCTTCTACGCCCAGGCGCTCGTCAACGGCCGGCCCCCGGCCACCGATGCGCAGCGGGAGGACTCTCACCAGGGGCACGGCTGGTCCAGCACCCGGCTGGGTGGACTTCGTCTCACGGCCGGCGAGCCGCCCCGGCGGGCCGGCGAGGTGGTCGTCGACAGCGCGCTCGGGCTGCCTCCCGGCGGGCCGGTCACCCTGCTCACGGCAGCGGGACCGGAGCCGCACACCGTCACCGGTCTGGTCGATGCGCCCGGTGTCTACGTCGCGGACGAGGTCGCGGCCGTGCTCGCGCCCGGCGTCCGGGCCATTGGCCTGCTGGTCGCTCCGGGCGCCGACCCCGAGGCGATCGCCAAGGCGGCTCGCGGTGTCCTCGGCCGCGACGGGCGGGCGTTGACCGGGGACGGCCGCGCCGCTCTGGAGCCTCGGGGGGATGCCCGCACCCGCTGGATCGGCATGCAGGTGCTCACCGCCACGGCGGCTCTCGCGGGTTTCGTCACGGTCTTCGTGGTCGCCTCCACCTTCGCGATCACCGTCGCGCAGCGTCGCCGTGAGCTGGGCCTGCTACGCGCCGTCGGGGCCACCCCCCGTCAAGTCCACCGCATGGTCCACGCCGAGGCGCTGGTCGTCGGCGCCACGGCCGGACTCACCGGCCTCCTGGCCGGCGTAGCGCTCGCCCCGGTGTTGGGCGGGCTGCTCGTCGACGTCGGCTTCGAGCCGGCGACCTTCCGGGTCCGGTACGAACCCTGGCCGGTCGCGGTGTCAATCGTCGCCGGTCCGATGATCGCGCTGCTGGCCGTCTGGTCGGCGTCGCGCCGAGCGGCACGCGTACGCCCGCTGGAGGCGTTGCGCGAGGCGGCGGTGGAACAGCGGCCGATCGGACGGCTGCGAGTCGCCACCGGGGTGCTCCTCGTCGCGGCGGGGCTCGCCCTCAGCCTTGGCACGGCGACCGCCGACCAGGCCCGCGACGCTGCCACGTTCGCCCTCTACGCCGTGATGGCCCTGGTGGCCGGCGCCACCGTGTTGGCCCCGGCAGCCGTCGGCCCCGTGGTGCGGCTGCTGCGGTCGCCGGTGCGTCGACCGGGTGGTGCAATCGGGATGCTGGTCCGGGCCGGGGCGTCGACCGCGACCCGGCGGACGGCGTCGATCGCCGCCCCGGTGCTGCTCACGGTCGCGTTCGCGGTGCTGATCTCCGGGATGGTGCGCACCACCACGGCCGCCTACGCGGCGAGCCGGGCCGACAACGTGAACGCCGGCTGGGTCGTCGTGCCCGACCGCGCACCGGGCCTGTCGGACCAGGTCGTCGCGGCGGTTGGGGGGACCGCCCTGCTGCCGACGACGGTCTTCGAGAGCGACCCGGACTCGTCGCCGGCGAACCAGCCGTTGACCGCGCACGGCGTGGACCCTGCGGGCTTCGCCGCTGCCAACCGGGCGCTCACCGTGGTTGCCGGCTCACTGGACGACCTGAGCGGTGGTGACACGGTGGTCCTTCCCGCCTCGGCGAACCGGCAGCCGTCCGAGCCGTACGCGTTGGTCTTCGCCGATGGGGAGGTGGTGTCGCTGCGCGTCGTCGCGGTCGTCACCGACGACTCGATCCCCGGCGACCTGCTCCTGCCCCGGTCGATGGTCCGGTCGCACGACCCCTCGGCGCTCACCTCCGCGGTGTACGTCCAGAACCGGGTCGACCCTCCGGCCGGAGCGCGGATCGTCGACGTGGCCGGGTGGGCGGCCGAGGCGGACCGCGCCGAGGACCGCCTCGTTTGGCTGTTCACGCTGCTGCTAATCGGTGTGTCGGCCGGTTATGGGGCTGTCGCGGTGGCGAACACGCTGTTGATGGCCGCCGCCGGCCGGGTGGTTGATCTGCGGCTGATCCGGCTGGCCGGGGCGACCCGGCGGCAGGTCATCTGGCTGGTCACGGCCGAGGCCGCCCTGGTGGTGCTGATCGGCGCTCTGCTCGGCGGGGCTGTCGCGTTCGTCGGTCTGCTGAGCGTCCGTGCCGGCCTCGCCGAGCAGGCCGGCGTACCGGTCGACTTGGTGGTGCCGTGGTCGGTGGTCGGCTCGGTGGTGGGGCTCTGCCTGCTGCTGGCGGTGCTGGCGAGCGCGTTGCCGACCTGGCGGTCACTGCGTCACCGCCCCGCGCGGTCCCCCGTCGGCATCATGGGGTGA
- a CDS encoding ABC transporter ATP-binding protein, whose translation MTTQTVTLTGLRAVYGTGARRVTALDGVTTSFASGTFTAVMGPSGSGKSTLLHCAAGLDKPTAGTVTIDGRRLDDLDEDELTRLRRDRIGFVFQALNLVSTLTAAENVELPLRLARRRPPARNVLAALDAVGLTDRAGHRPSELSGGEQQRVAVARALITRPAVVFADEPTGALDSSASQQILRLLRVLVDDHRQTVVMVTHDPTAAAYADRVLLLADGRVVDEFTGGITAAVVAARIAERDTVPARPVEPSC comes from the coding sequence ATGACCACACAGACAGTGACCCTGACAGGGCTCCGCGCGGTGTACGGCACCGGAGCACGCCGAGTGACGGCGCTCGACGGCGTGACGACCAGCTTCGCCAGCGGCACCTTCACGGCCGTGATGGGCCCGTCGGGCTCGGGCAAGTCCACCCTGCTGCACTGTGCGGCCGGGTTGGACAAGCCGACCGCAGGGACCGTCACGATCGACGGCAGGCGTCTCGACGACCTGGACGAGGACGAGCTGACCCGGTTGCGCCGCGATCGGATCGGTTTCGTGTTCCAGGCGTTAAACCTCGTGTCCACGCTGACCGCTGCCGAGAACGTCGAGTTGCCGCTGCGCCTGGCGAGGCGCCGTCCCCCGGCCCGGAACGTCCTCGCCGCGCTCGACGCCGTGGGACTGACCGACCGGGCCGGGCACCGGCCGAGCGAACTGTCCGGCGGCGAACAGCAACGCGTCGCCGTGGCCCGAGCGTTGATCACCCGTCCCGCGGTCGTCTTCGCCGACGAACCGACCGGGGCACTGGACAGCTCGGCGTCCCAGCAGATCCTCCGGCTGCTGCGCGTGCTCGTCGACGACCACCGGCAGACCGTCGTGATGGTGACCCACGATCCCACCGCCGCCGCGTACGCCGATCGGGTCCTCCTGCTCGCCGACGGCCGCGTCGTCGACGAGTTCACCGGCGGGATCACCGCAGCGGTCGTCGCCGCGCGGATCGCCGAGCGGGACACGGTCCCGGCGCGTCCCGTGGAGCCGTCGTGCTGA